AATCCCCGGACTTTTCACGACCAGTTCGGCGCTCAGAATTTTCTCTTCCGAGTGATGGCCCTCTTCAAAATCGATCTTATAATTTGAAAGAACGTCTTTGTATTTCTCCTTTATTTTTCCAAGGTCGGACACAAACACATCGTATCCCTTTTTTTGTGCAAGAATGGCTGCTCCAACTCCGCTTTCGCCTGCTCCTAATATGGCTACCAATCCTTTCAATCTATCTCATTTTTAATGTTGCAATTGTTATTACCGCCAGAATAATTCCGACAATCCAAAAGCGTGTTACAATTTTTGGTTCCGGGAAACCTTTTTTCTGAAAATGATGGTGAATCGGGCTCATCAGAAACACCCTACGTCCTTCACCATATTTGCGTTTGGTGTATTTAAACCAAAACACCTGAATAACCACCGACAGGTTTTCGATCAGGAAAATTCCACACAACAGTGGGATCAAAATTTCTTTGCGGATGATCACTGCAAAAACCGCCAGTATTCCGCCCAGAGCCAAACTTCCGGTGTCGCCCATAAAAACTTGTGCCGGGAATGAGTTGTACCACAAAAATCCAACAGTAGCCCCGATGAAAGCTGCAATAAACACAGTCAATTCTCCAATATTCGGAATGTACATGATATTGAGGTAATCGGCATAAATTATGTTACCACTCACATAAGCCAAAATGCCAAATGTTGCCCCGCTAATGGCAGATGTTCCGGTTGCCAGTCCGTCAATTCCATCGGTAAGATTTGCCGCATTTGAAACTGCGGTGATAATCAGAATTATGGCAATAGCATAAACCAACCACTTTAACCAACCTGCGGCATCGCCGGCAAAAGCAACCAACCAGGCATAATCAAACTCGTTCTTTTTAATAAATGGGATAGTGGTTTTGGTCGATTTTACATCTTCCATTACAAACTGCTTTGTGCTCTCGCCTGTAACGGGATCAATAACTACTTCCGTCAGAAATTCTCCATTTTCGTCGCTTACATGCTCGCGAACCTTTACATCTTCGCTGATAAAAAGCGTGGCGGCAACAATAAGCCCCAAACTCACCTGCCCAAGTATTTTAAATTTACCGGCCAGTCCTTCTTTATTCTTTTTGAAAACCTTAATATAATCATCGATAAATCCGATCAATCCCAAAAATGCAGTGGTAATGAGCATTAAAAGGATATAAACGTTGTCGAGGCGGGCAAAAAGCAGCGTTGGAATAATAATGGCCATCAGAATAATAATTCCGCCCATTGTTGGCGTTCCCTGCTTTTGCATTTGTCCTTCAAGGCCAAGGTCGCGTACCTCGTCGCCAATTTGCTTACGCTGCAAAATTCGGATCATTTTTTTCCCGAAAATCGTAGTAATAAACAACGAAAGAATAATTGCTGCTGCCGAGCGAAAAGTAATACCCGGAAGCATTCCAATTCCCGGAATATCGTATCCTGCTAAAAGTTCGTATAGCCAGTAAAACATATCTTGTTTTTAATTTTTTAGTCCAAAACAGTTCCTTACTTCTTCCCGGTCGTCAAAGTGATGTTTCACACCTTTCACTTCCTGGTAGTCTTCGTGCCCTTTTCCGGCAATGAGAATAATATCGCCCGGTTGTGCCAGCATCACCGCCGTTTTAATGGCATCGCGACGGCTAACAATCGACACCACTTTGTTTTTATATTGCGGTTCAACACCGGCTTCCATATCTTTTATGATGGCTTCCGGATCTTCGCTTCGTGGATTATCCGAGGTAAGAATTACTTTATCGCTGGCAGCCAAAGCTTCCTGTGCCATCTCCGGGCGTTTTGTTTTGTCGCGGTCGCCACCGGCGCCAACTACAGTTATCACCTGCTCGTTTCTTGTTCTGATTTCGGAGATTGCTGCCAACACATTTTTTAATGCATCGGGCGTATGTGCATAATCCACAATGGCGTATTTGCCATCTTCACTCCGAATGGTTTCGAAACGGCCCTGCACCGATTGTAAATTGCTGATAATGGTTAGCACCTCACCTTTATCCTGCTCCAACTCTACTGCTGTGCCATAAACAGCCAGCAGATTTGAAGCATTAAAAAGCCCAACAAATCGTGTCCAGATTTCCTGCCCGTCCATACTTAGCAACATGCCGTCAAAATGACTTTCCATCACTTTGCAGCGGTAATCGGCCATCGTACGATTGGAGTAGGTCAGTTTTCGTGCTTTGGTATTTTGAAGCATTACCAAACCATTTTTATCGTCGGCATTAACCAATGCAAAAGCATCTTTTGGCAAACCATCGAAAAAGGCTTTTTTTGCTTTTATGTATTCTGCAAAAGTTTTGTGGTAATCGAGGTGATCGTGGGTGATATTGGTAAAAATACCGCCCGCAAATTGAATACCTGCAATACGTTGCTGATGAATAGCATGCGAACTCACTTCCATAAAACAGTACTCACAACCGGCTTCCACCATCTCAGCCATTAACTGCTGAATCTTTAGCGAATCGGGTGTTGTATGCGAGGCAACCTCCTCTTTCTCGTTTATTTTGTATGAAATTGTTGAAAGCAGACCAACGTTGTAGCCCTGCAATCTGAAAAGCTTGTGCAGCAAGCTGGCAATACTGGTTTTTCCGTTTGTTCCGGTAACGCCAACCACTTTCATTTTTGATGATGGAGAGCCATAAAAAGCCGCAGCAATTTCTCCCAGAACTTTATTGGAATCTTCAACCTGGACATAGGTAACTTCAGGTTTTGTTTCTTCAGGAAGCTCTTCGCAAACAACTGTTGTTGCACCTTTTTCAATTGCAGTATCGATAAATCGATGCCCGTCAACAGAAACACCTTTCTGCGCGACAAATAAATTATCCGGATTGATTTTCCTTGAGTCGAACTGAATGCCGGCAACCTCCTTATTGGTTTCGCCAATACATTCAATAATCCCTATATGTTCCAATAACTCTTTTAGTTTCATCTCATCATAATTGTCGACTCTCAAAGGCATTCGATGTAACTCGCTTATCACGTCCATCT
This is a stretch of genomic DNA from uncultured Draconibacterium sp.. It encodes these proteins:
- the mraY gene encoding phospho-N-acetylmuramoyl-pentapeptide-transferase; protein product: MFYWLYELLAGYDIPGIGMLPGITFRSAAAIILSLFITTIFGKKMIRILQRKQIGDEVRDLGLEGQMQKQGTPTMGGIIILMAIIIPTLLFARLDNVYILLMLITTAFLGLIGFIDDYIKVFKKNKEGLAGKFKILGQVSLGLIVAATLFISEDVKVREHVSDENGEFLTEVVIDPVTGESTKQFVMEDVKSTKTTIPFIKKNEFDYAWLVAFAGDAAGWLKWLVYAIAIILIITAVSNAANLTDGIDGLATGTSAISGATFGILAYVSGNIIYADYLNIMYIPNIGELTVFIAAFIGATVGFLWYNSFPAQVFMGDTGSLALGGILAVFAVIIRKEILIPLLCGIFLIENLSVVIQVFWFKYTKRKYGEGRRVFLMSPIHHHFQKKGFPEPKIVTRFWIVGIILAVITIATLKMR
- a CDS encoding UDP-N-acetylmuramoyl-L-alanyl-D-glutamate--2,6-diaminopimelate ligase; amino-acid sequence: MKLKELLEHIGIIECIGETNKEVAGIQFDSRKINPDNLFVAQKGVSVDGHRFIDTAIEKGATTVVCEELPEETKPEVTYVQVEDSNKVLGEIAAAFYGSPSSKMKVVGVTGTNGKTSIASLLHKLFRLQGYNVGLLSTISYKINEKEEVASHTTPDSLKIQQLMAEMVEAGCEYCFMEVSSHAIHQQRIAGIQFAGGIFTNITHDHLDYHKTFAEYIKAKKAFFDGLPKDAFALVNADDKNGLVMLQNTKARKLTYSNRTMADYRCKVMESHFDGMLLSMDGQEIWTRFVGLFNASNLLAVYGTAVELEQDKGEVLTIISNLQSVQGRFETIRSEDGKYAIVDYAHTPDALKNVLAAISEIRTRNEQVITVVGAGGDRDKTKRPEMAQEALAASDKVILTSDNPRSEDPEAIIKDMEAGVEPQYKNKVVSIVSRRDAIKTAVMLAQPGDIILIAGKGHEDYQEVKGVKHHFDDREEVRNCFGLKN